From Solea senegalensis isolate Sse05_10M linkage group LG16, IFAPA_SoseM_1, whole genome shotgun sequence:
CTGCACTCGACATTACAGAGAGAAACATCGACATAACGGCTATGGGAGGCTGGCAAAACGAATATTACATCAGCTGCCGAGCAgaaatgataaatgaataaatgagcaGGAACAGCAGAGGCAAACAAGCGGAGCAGTGTCTTTACTGACCTGTGTCCTGTCCAgggatggagatggagatgggTGGCGCTCACATGGACGCATCTTCATGTTGCAGTGTTATGATATCACTGCAGACAACAGCCGTCGGCGCCGACGCGTCAACTGGAAAGATAGTTCCTGTCCAGGCGGGACGGGATGGGAACGTTCAGCGAAAGCGGAAGTAGGTGGGGGTGAGACATCTTGTGCTTTTTTACACCCCCACCTTTGATGCTTATAGTTCCAGTGCGGGAGTCTGCAGTctataaaatatatacacacatacacacattgattTTATCAGACATGAACATGGTGCAAATCAGAATGTTCATGCAGAGTGAAGTCGTCGCTGTTGACCTCCACCCCTAGGGGGAGCTCTCGGACAGGCTGTGGTAAAGTGATGTCATCATGCTCCAGCCAATCACGTCACAGTAAGGAGTGACACAGGTTTCCGGCCTGATAAACGACAACATAGCTGAAAGACGAAGAGGAGAACTCACAAAGAATACGACACTGTGGCGTTTCCGTGAGTCTTCATCTAGTGTACGTTTTTCTCTTACGATTAATACGTGTATTTCGTACAGAATACgagaaaaaatgtgtaaaatggcGGTGTAGGGTTGAGGGTCATGCCGGGGGCCGTTGTCCCGGTGATGCTAAAGCTAATTTAtgcttcctgtgtgtttgatgCCCGTAGCAACCGGCTAAAGATGCGCAGAGAGACACTGTACAAACATCACAACTGTGGAGTATTGTCGAGCCTTTATCGTTATCTGTCATGCACGGTAACATTAGACAAGAGTAGCGTTTAACAGTGGCTTTAACCTAGCTGTGGTTAGCTGTGTTAGTTAGCACAGGCTCACCTACTCACGACTAGGTGAGATTTATGTCACTATAGTTAGCTCTGTTCATCTTTTCGCAGTACAGTTTGCAATGTGTGACAACCTATCAacaccctttttttgtttgtgtacctttttaaaacattcaacCTCAGACTGTCTTTTCTAATGTgtatgattaaatatttgaaatatcaATTTAGCCAGGAACGTTACAGTATGCACGAATTCGGTCACAATTGTGAATTGGGTTGCAGTAGTTTTTCACTTTCTGAGATCTGAGAAACTGCCTTAGGTAAAAAGTAGGTAAAAGCATTCACTGTGAACTGTTATCGTTTTTGAGGTAAAGTAACATTTACTCGGGTAGTAGTAATTGTGCCACATCTTAAACACGTCTTTACTAATCTCTTGTGGAGACAAAGAAACCAATGTTTGCAAACGTTGTAAACGGAGGGCCGTTCATTAAGTCAGAGGCTGTCTGACAACATGCATTGTTTTATCAAATAACAgtaaatgaatatttaacaaTTTCATCAGTtgtcttttacttttcattgttattgatttatttagttgCCCTGTTTGTTACTTTGGACAGCTGCTCTAGGTAATCACCAAATAATATCCCAAGAGCTGACACCAGACTGACATGGAATCTGTTTGTTGAACTGCTCCATCTTAAGCCACTCTTTGCACCAAACACCGGTGTGCATCTCCGCATTGAATGAGATTGACCTGCTATCATTATGGACACTGAAACTGTAAGTTTTTTGGGTTCTATGCTTATCACTggctaactttaaaaaaactgatAATTCCATGTTTGcattgatatttaaatattgCCTCGACTGACGGTGTTTTATATTTTGCAGGAAGTAATTCCCATCTGGCAGAATAAGCCTCACGGATCCACACGTAGTGTTGTTAGAAGAATAGGATCTACTCTCCCACTCAAACCTCCACAAAGGGCATGTTTTCAGGTACATATCAAATccaatgtgacttttttttttaatcaagcaATAATATGGCCCATGTTAAGCATTGTGTCCTTGTGTTACAGGAACTACCAGGTATACCTTCTCTGCGACCAATGGATGGGCCCATTGTTCCTACCTTGGCAGATATAGCCTGGATTGCTGCAGATGAAGAGGAAACGTATGCCAGAGTGCGGTAAGTGTGTCTTTAGTAACTTCTCATTGTTTAAGCGCCATGTCACTTCTCCCTCATAGCATGAAGTGGGTGGATGTGAAAACTGGATTATTCGGTCCAGTTTTTGCTGTAACAGCTATATTAGGGAGCCAGTGATTCAGCTCTGTAAACTTTTTAGCTGTAATTAATGGCTAAGAATGGTATAAACTTAATAAAGACAGGAATATTTTGCCTTACACACACTTAAAGTGTTGGCATTAGGTGTAGAATAGTGATATGACTTTTTCTGGGTCTGCTGTGGACAGTAAAAGCTCAGTCTGTTGTCATGAAAGCTCGATGACACTGATTTCACACCCTGTGCTTCCAGGAGTGACACACGTCCTCTGAAACACGAGTGGCGGCCCACGCCCCTGCTGGTGCTCCACAGGAACTCATCTGTGCCCAATTTCCGCCGTGAAGGCAAAAGGATGGAGGGTCTAAGGAAGCCTGGCGTCACGGCACTGAATCGCACAACGGCCCTGCAGGACGAGCTCAGCAGACTCCGTGCACAGATTGCCAAGATTGTGTCAAATGATACTGGTAAGTAGTAGAAAGTGCCATGTTAACTGTAGATGTGAAACTTTGATAACAAGGGCATAACAACTGGTAACACATCTAGCTTTTCACATTCCGACTAAAACATAAGATTCTAAATCGCTTTatgttgattgttttgttgCCAAGTCAGCAGTTTAATTCTCTTAAAGCACTTTTGTTCTCTCATTTTTCTCCTGTGCCTCACTTTTTTCCTTTCAGGCTCCAACCCACTGACACCTGATCTCCTTTCCCCCGATGACACAAGTATGACTTTCTCCATGGCGCCTTTTGAGACGGCACCCTACCAGCcggctgccactgctgctgcttcctttgTCATCAGTGACGtcacggaggaggaggaagaggagctggaggaggaagatgagaaaGATGTTGTTTCTGTGGTGTCAGAGCTGGCCCCTGACCCTCTACCGCCTGTTTCAATGACCGCATCGGCAACATTTGACCTGGACAGGCCCAGCATGGACTTCCGGGAAGCGGAGGAGGATACAGTGTCACTGTCCAAGTCCACCAGCTTTGCTGATGTTATGGACATCCTGAAGGACATGAACCGCATGAAGATGAGCAAAGACAGGTGAGGGTTGCCACTGGGTCAAACTATTAAAATTGTCCATGTATTGTGTTAATAACTGGTTTGTGGAGCCacagagtgctgtcacaggaagacacgtccgacacaagaatcaagccgaacaatgacgaagtgtagatcagttaaaaagactcaacaatcctaaaaacgcaggttaatctccaacaattatcagggaaatgtctacaatctcaatatttaacagaggagtcgggtgtatttagcgacagcactgccgatcgcgagcggcatcacaaaccctgccgctgtatctcagttcagtgactgtgctccggtcatggaggaagttctgaacaaatagttttaatgaactgattctattGATTCAGGTTGCCCttttcccaaatctgcatgtgggaggaaactaaTGTCTGATCAAATaattgtgttgttgctgaacATTTCCACTGCTTGTCCTTGCAGATACAACAGAGGCTGCACGTCCCTGAGAGAAGAGGACTCGGCCTCTCTTATTTCAGAGGCTTTGaggaaaaagtttgttttgaagGAAGAAGATACTGCCGCTGTGAATTGGAAGTAGCCCAGTCACCACCCAAACCTGCTGTTCAATGTAAGTCAGGACAGACTAATAAAGTTTTTGTATTGCTTTTAAATCTTTTCTAACTGTTTGTGTAATTATTCTTATGTCATTAGGGTCATTTTATTTCCATTATCAAATGGAACTGTTTTCGCTGACTTGTGGGTTCTTAGTTGTCTTTCTGCCCCCccccttgttgttttttaggcCTTTGCCTGTGGAGAATGTACCCATGGATCCACAAACGTTGCTCCGCAATATCAAGGCAATAGTTGTTTCTCAGAGGTAAAAgcatacaaacaaaaagaaaaaaaaggctcccAGTCCCAGGCGTTTATGATCAAACGTGAACCtcgcagtgcagtgcagtgccaGTGGAAACAGCCAGCTGTTATAGTCAGTTCCTGCATTCAGTGCGTTCAACTCTGGGAgaaaaattattttcatattttcaataaTGACTCAATGACAGTAAGACGGCCCATGTGCAACATTTGGAACATTAGAAACATTCGACGCATCCTGCTATGAAAAGAGTTGCTGTATCTTTTGAATTTTTCCATAGAACaattgttttaagttttttcAGATGTGTAAAAACAGTTCTCTTACTTGaagataatgttttgttttgttttcagatgaaactgatttagtgcacacacacagatgttgtgtgtgtgtgtgtgggcactgCGGAGAAGTGTACGTTCATATCTGTGCTGTTAATATTTGCATGACAGTATGGAGTCTGCAGATGCATCATGACCTCGCTCCACTGCACCTCTTATGCCTGtccacttttctttattttcttttttttttttgagaaaagcCTAAAAAGAAGTGGTCATCACTGAGCCTCAGGGCAgtggtttagttttttttattattattattattattattctttaaacTACAAAACTGAAATATGGTAATAGATGCAAGACTGAactttgaagtgtgtgaattaaaaggatgtgtgtgtgggaaactCTTCAGTGAGGGCAGAGACAGACTAAACTATAGGTTAAGAAATAcattttgtgagtttgtgtgtgttaaaatgaatattgttGATGTTTAACCACAGGTCTGTGGCCTGTTCCGATGCCTGGTTTTATTCCCCTTATGAGCTCAAAAGTGCCATAGGTTTGTTTTAATTGGCCTGCCTTCTGTTTTTCCTCAACGTGCCGCTCCgtccaaggttattatagtttggggtttttcattagttttctgttttttattgagttttgactgtttgtttttaaaataacttgggttttaattagtttttagagtgggtttgctagtttttatacGCTCTAGTTGTTTGTAAAATGGAGTATTTGTCCCTGAATCAAATGTAACGGTCTACAAGAAATGAGTCTGAAGTGCAAAATGCAGATAGTGTGTCAGGtagccaacagactaaagacacacgtgaacagaacataaataaataataataataataaataaccctcatgagacgCATCGTAATATTTGTGAGTCAGGAGGGAAAACATGAGCGAaatttaacaaacaataaacccaataaaagacTAGAGCTTTGATTCACCTACAGTAgattcatgcattcatctcatattgttttgtttgactccagatgtgagtGAAAAGGCCGATTCCTTCTCCATTATTTCACTCCTGCGTGACTTTGATTTGATTACGTTGCCATTTAAATACGACAATTGTGACCATATAAATTCAATcattgcatttgtgtgtaaccTTTACagctagtttttatttttttcattttagtttccTTATTCCGTTAGTTTccattaactataataaccttgccTCCGCCCcaggttattatagttattaatgataataataaattggCCGccaacatcttcatcacctcaAACGTGCAATAAACGACTGTGTTCAGAACCAGATGTGAGTgtaactcactcactcgcagCACTTGCTTCTTTTTTGTGCCACCTTTGCCTCCACTCATGTCACTGCTCTAACATTTCATCTTCATGACGAGGACTAGTTAGGTTTTGCCACGTGGAAAAGACACGACCACCttctgtgtttgcgtgtgtgtgcgtgcagtgaAGTTGGAAGTGTGTTCAGTTTGGCTTGACTTGGCCTTCGAGTCGTGTTCACTTGAAGTAACACTAAGGAAGTGAAACTCTCAATGTATATATGCTCGTTGTATGGCGGTCCTTGCGAAACAAACCCACCCCAAATGCATCGTTTGACTTTAAGTGATTGTTTTCCACagatttttctgtgtgtgttaagtTTGAGCCATCACCACCTGtatattctttgtttgtttgttttttgttaatcaTGTATGGACTTGTAAATAAAGACAGGCTGATGTTTTGAAAGAACAACCGTGCTCAGCGACTGTTtcacaccaccaccatcatgcATTATCAAATGTCACCACTGTGGGGCAGTGCAGGAGAATAAGACGAGGGTTGGTGTTGATTATTATGAAGTAGTGAGTGCCTTTAATTCTCCACTTTCTTGAGCTTTCTTGAGGTGTCACATTTGTCAGTATTATGCTGCTTTATACTTTTAAAAGACGGTATATAACAATATATGACTCCTCAGCCTTAATGTCAGTGATTCAAGTGTTTACAAAACATGTCAATGCTTCTACTGTTCTACTTAAACCTAGATATGAGCAGTTTGTGCACATTTAATTTGCAGTTCCTTACCAGATTTTATCATTTTACTTACACTACTGTACATGTTACATAAAATTCACACTTGCAGAACGAGTGGTATAAATGGAAAATACACATTcaatacttgagtaaaatgttCTCTGACATTTAGCTTAAGGCCAGCCATTATGTGCCTGAAATAACCCGTAGTAACTATCCCGTCACAATCCCTAATTTCGAGGATTATTGTTAAcccacatcatttttttttcttcccatttcCTGTTCCCAAGACAATGTGTCCCCTCAGTGAGTCACAGTCTATTTTCTGTGAGAGTCCTTGGCCTAGTTGTCCCTCTGCACCTCCACAATGGACTTACTACCTATTTTAGATACAGGGAAATGTCTGCCGAGAGCTCGGTTAATAGAGCTAAGTGTCAAAAATGAGGCTCTGTTGAACCTATAAATACAGTTACTCAGTTCAAAGTGAcattgagactttttttttttttaatcagggtGAGTGAGCACTTTCAAAGCACTTTGTACACGTTTGAATAGGCAGCCCCCTGGTGCCACTGAAAGGTGAAGTCACCATTTTATAGAGCAGCGTTTAAGTGTAAGTGTGAGTCAGACTGGAGTTGCAATTATTTTGTAgttctgaaaataatcattataaaaaatatatacatagatttgattttaatctcagtggcTCGGCCAAACCTTTCAAATTGACTATTTTCTGACGTAGCACATCAAGCATTTCTGACAGAAGCCAATCAAACGAAGACAGATACTAAAATATGAAATTTGAAAGTAACATCTGTACTGTACGGAGGAATATTagagccacatgtaaaaaaaaaaacaattgaaagaaattttaaaaaataattctgagataaaaagtcagaattctgactttaatctcagaattttgacttattttcctcagaattctgactttaatctcataattctgacttttttttctcagaattttgactttaatctcagaattctgactttttcccctcagaattctgactttaatctcagaattgtttcttttcagattttctgttttcagtttcaAGGAAAACACCGTAAAACAATTAGTCAAACGAAAAGCCAgattaaaaagtaaagtttttaactgctttttaaaagcaacaacagTGTCTAAGCATCGGGCAGCAGCCGCCACGTTTCCCACTCTGTGGTAAGTAGCAGTCAAGCaataatctgctgctgctgtgtgaccaTTATGTTAATCACATCTGTGTCTATATGCAAAATGTTAGTTATTTCTAAAGTATTTTAATCTTCTTGTTTCTATGTGTTAATTTGTTGTGATAAAATGGAGGTTGCTGCTTTTTAAACCTTCTTTTCCTCcacattaacattatttttaaattgttcaacAACCTTTAGATGTTTGCAAAGCTGGTGCTACTTATTTCTGCATtctgattattaatcgattactaaattagtcgacaactatttttataatcgattaatcggtttgaagcttttttcatgatgaaaacaagatttctgattgtttcagcttcttaaatgtgactattttctccgtttctttgctctggaaaacaaagaaatcattaaaagtcaatcactttggtttgtggacaaaacaagacatttgagaacatcatcaattCCAGGtgtgacgaacaccgatcaacattgtttaaggttttctgatattttatggaccaaacgattaatcgagaaaataatcgacagttTCGTCGATATCTGAAAATAAGCGTGAGTTGCAGGTCTAATTTGAATAGATTTAAGTTCTTAAACTTTAAGTGTGtccatctctcttttttcacatgacagacaaacaatatttaaagtGAACTTGTCAAACGCACAAGTGTCGACAATGACATTTGAAATGGAGTCTTAAATGTCACAGCTCGTGCACGTCGGCCTGAGTTTGAGTGTCGTCTCCCATGTCGTATCGTAGCAACAACGGGGCTGAATGAAGCCGAGACTCGAGTGGACGACTGAGGTCTTTGTTAACACGAGCGTCGCATCTGCCGCTCCCCACCCGccccccctccttcctcccaTCCACCCATCCACCCATCCACCCACTCTCCCCCCCCGGTGTCACCCACGCATCCGCCCGCGTCATCAAGACACAAAACTAACACTTATGAGTCACAACATGAGTGGATGTTTCTATTTCTGGGGGTCTTTGTGCGCGTTGtgatgcaaatttaaaaaaaaaacacacactcatgagtGGAACTCGTGAAGACACACAAGTGTGTTAACACCGGGGGATATAAACACTGGGCTACAGTAGTTCTATACATGTGTGGGGTTCATATTTTATCTACCGGTCATCAGGGCCTTGTTTTATACCAAtctctggtgggccagttctggccttcgggccatatgtttgacacccctgatgtaaaCATTAAGACATTTTACACATGAATCAGTATTTCTTTTAGTCAATGAACCCAAATAATTTATCCCACCTCTATTATCTCACTCATCTGTTGCTGGCACAAGCATCAGGAGCAACTTTGGCCTCAGTGTCTCGGGACACAACCACAACCTTCCAGACAAAAGACGACCTGCtgtaccactgatccaccgccgCCACCCCAGTACAGTGGGCATTAATGCGACCATTACCAGTGCCGACTAACTAACTCACCAGTGGGTGGGCCCATTTAAACCATCTATAAACACATTGGATtggtaatttgccatgggaataatgcacaactccttatatggacatccagGGTGTGTTGAGTCAAAGTAGGGattttttagtagtgatataaagtagcagtaattgtgcagaagtcacaaaaaccAGAATGTGGTCTGATGATGTTAATTATTTGTCATAAAGACATAAATTATTTGATCATAATCCAGAAGATATTCAGCTGTGTTCAACGTTTCCACCTCGTGAGCCATAAAACCAAGAAGTAGAGCTGGgcaataattaatattaattttcttcaatatcaatcGCTACGTATGAGACACAAGAAATAATTGCCAATTCTTATCAAAACTGgccatttttgacagtttattaGTAACAAATGATGCACAAATTGGCTtaagattcatcgattatgaacaacacaacagtcGAGAGAAAATTGGGGATGCGGCCTTAGTTATTTACGCCTCTAAACTTTGGAACACCCTACCCTCAGATGTCAGGGAAGCCAGCTCACTAgatatttatactttttatatttttactttttattattgtgttttatttgcattttta
This genomic window contains:
- the mtfr1l gene encoding mitochondrial fission regulator 1-like, giving the protein MDTETEVIPIWQNKPHGSTRSVVRRIGSTLPLKPPQRACFQELPGIPSLRPMDGPIVPTLADIAWIAADEEETYARVRSDTRPLKHEWRPTPLLVLHRNSSVPNFRREGKRMEGLRKPGVTALNRTTALQDELSRLRAQIAKIVSNDTGSNPLTPDLLSPDDTSMTFSMAPFETAPYQPAATAAASFVISDVTEEEEEELEEEDEKDVVSVVSELAPDPLPPVSMTASATFDLDRPSMDFREAEEDTVSLSKSTSFADVMDILKDMNRMKMSKDRYNRGCTSLREEDSASLISEALRKKFVLKEEDTAAVNWK